From Geitlerinema sp. PCC 9228, one genomic window encodes:
- a CDS encoding NAD(P)-dependent alcohol dehydrogenase, with the protein MQIQALAALEKGAKLQPYTYETPSPKGHRCLIKVHACGICHSDLHIIDDDWGMSNYPIVPGHEVIGEVVEVGEQVTHLQVGDRVGMGWQASACMQCKDCLRGNENLCSNHQPLIVSEYGGFSDYLNVDSRFAFPIPDGIKTEVAGPLLCAGITVYSGLRYGGMTSGQEIGIIGVGGLGHLAVKFASRLGNRVTVFTTSQDKAEFAKQLGAVDAIVVERGGSPPPADRFFSVLLSTVPASIDWAGYAEYLDADGTLSIVGVPDENISLPLFSMLMKRRRILASVIGGRAMMREMLSVAEKYQIEPIVETFPFEKANEALERVRNNQVRYRAVLTKQ; encoded by the coding sequence ATGCAAATTCAAGCACTTGCAGCTTTAGAAAAAGGTGCCAAACTCCAGCCTTATACATACGAAACGCCGTCTCCCAAAGGACATCGTTGCCTTATTAAGGTTCATGCTTGTGGTATTTGCCACTCCGATTTGCATATCATCGATGACGACTGGGGTATGTCGAACTATCCCATTGTTCCCGGTCACGAGGTTATCGGTGAGGTGGTAGAAGTAGGAGAACAGGTGACTCACTTGCAAGTGGGCGATCGCGTGGGCATGGGCTGGCAAGCATCTGCTTGTATGCAATGTAAGGATTGCCTGCGTGGCAACGAAAATCTATGCAGCAACCACCAACCGCTGATTGTCTCCGAATACGGTGGCTTTTCTGACTATCTCAACGTCGATTCCCGTTTTGCCTTCCCCATTCCCGATGGCATCAAAACCGAAGTTGCCGGTCCTTTACTCTGTGCTGGCATTACCGTCTATTCTGGTTTGCGGTACGGCGGCATGACTTCCGGTCAGGAAATTGGCATTATCGGCGTTGGCGGTTTGGGACATTTGGCGGTAAAATTTGCCTCCCGTCTGGGAAATCGGGTAACAGTATTTACCACTTCCCAAGACAAAGCCGAATTTGCCAAACAGCTAGGTGCTGTTGATGCGATTGTGGTTGAACGCGGGGGATCGCCACCGCCTGCCGATCGCTTTTTTAGCGTTTTGCTGAGCACGGTTCCCGCTAGTATTGATTGGGCAGGATATGCCGAATATCTCGATGCCGACGGAACCCTGTCTATTGTTGGTGTTCCCGACGAAAATATTTCCCTGCCTTTGTTTTCCATGCTGATGAAACGCCGTCGCATTCTCGCTTCTGTGATTGGGGGTCGGGCGATGATGCGAGAAATGCTATCGGTGGCGGAAAAATATCAAATCGAACCGATTGTAGAAACTTTTCCCTTTGAAAAGGCCAACGAAGC